One part of the Streptomyces nigra genome encodes these proteins:
- a CDS encoding STAS domain-containing protein, producing MSYRPRSGLPVVDAMTPAVLVLAGPVTRGEVTGLCAVVRARLEGCPSRVVVCDVGGLGPPGLGTVDLLARLQLTARRAGGRIRLRDPDPALHALLDLVGLRFEVEGQPEEREPALGVEEAVEPGDPPP from the coding sequence ATGAGTTACCGGCCCCGGTCCGGTCTACCGGTCGTGGACGCCATGACACCCGCGGTACTCGTGCTGGCCGGCCCTGTCACCCGGGGTGAGGTGACGGGGCTGTGCGCCGTCGTACGGGCCCGGCTGGAGGGCTGCCCCTCCAGGGTCGTGGTGTGCGACGTCGGCGGGCTCGGCCCGCCCGGTCTGGGGACCGTGGACCTGCTGGCCCGGCTCCAGCTCACCGCCCGGCGCGCCGGCGGCCGGATACGGCTGCGGGACCCGGACCCCGCCCTACACGCCCTGCTCGACCTCGTCGGCCTCCGCTTCGAGGTGGAGGGGCAGCCCGAAGAGCGGGAACCAGCGCTTGGTGTCGAGGAAGCAGTGGAACCCGGTGATCCGCCCCCCTGA
- a CDS encoding sigma-70 family RNA polymerase sigma factor encodes MSDGTATTTTDLDVRLEKHRVELTGYCYRMLGSSFEAEDAVQDTMVRAWRSYDKFEGRSSLRSWLYRIATNVCLDMLTAGNKRARPMDLTESTPLAQAALSPRPDHTWLEPAPDSRVLPTTDDPAEAAVAKESVRLAFMAALQQLPPKQRAVLILREVLAWKASEVAELLGTSVASVNSALQRARATLAEQRRPGADAAVSDPLDEEQQKLLDRYVAAFEGYDMTALTALLHEDAIMTMPPFDLWLTGAGDITGFMTTMGAPCAGSRLVPVQVNGLPGFAQYKPDPEAGGFTPWAVQVLEISGGRITGFHCFLDTKRWFPLFGLPLHLEAEADEVEQGV; translated from the coding sequence ATGAGCGACGGTACGGCGACCACGACGACGGATCTCGACGTCAGGCTGGAGAAGCACCGCGTCGAGCTGACCGGGTACTGCTACCGCATGCTCGGTTCGTCCTTCGAGGCCGAGGACGCGGTGCAGGACACGATGGTGCGGGCCTGGCGGAGCTACGACAAGTTCGAGGGCCGTTCCAGCCTCCGCTCGTGGCTGTACCGCATCGCGACGAACGTCTGCCTGGACATGCTGACGGCGGGCAACAAGAGGGCCCGGCCCATGGACCTCACCGAGTCGACACCGCTCGCGCAGGCCGCTCTCTCCCCCCGCCCGGACCACACCTGGCTGGAGCCTGCGCCGGACAGCCGGGTGCTGCCCACGACGGACGACCCGGCGGAGGCCGCGGTCGCCAAGGAGTCGGTGCGGCTCGCCTTCATGGCCGCGCTGCAGCAGCTGCCGCCGAAGCAGCGGGCGGTGCTGATCCTGCGCGAGGTGCTGGCGTGGAAGGCGAGCGAGGTCGCCGAGCTGCTCGGCACCTCGGTCGCGTCGGTGAACAGCGCGCTGCAGCGGGCCCGGGCCACCCTGGCCGAGCAGCGCCGGCCCGGCGCGGACGCGGCGGTCTCCGACCCGCTGGACGAGGAGCAGCAGAAGCTCCTGGACCGCTATGTCGCCGCCTTCGAGGGGTACGACATGACGGCACTGACCGCGCTGCTGCACGAGGACGCCATCATGACGATGCCGCCGTTCGACCTGTGGCTGACCGGCGCCGGGGACATCACCGGGTTCATGACGACGATGGGCGCCCCCTGCGCGGGTTCCCGTCTGGTGCCCGTCCAGGTCAACGGGCTGCCGGGGTTCGCCCAGTACAAGCCGGACCCGGAGGCGGGCGGGTTCACGCCATGGGCGGTGCAGGTCCTGGAGATCTCAGGGGGGCGGATCACCGGGTTCCACTGCTTCCTCGACACCAAGCGCTGGTTCCCGCTCTTCGGGCTGCCCCTCCACCTCGAAGCGGAGGCCGACGAGGTCGAGCAGGGCGTGTAG
- a CDS encoding ATP-binding protein, whose translation MKQSAAKSLGVAALGAAFAATGAGAANAAPAVPDAGAALDTVTRTLPAESLTQAAPNAAEGLAGGQEAVAAGLAAAQPTAERTLAGAPALAAGPTGAATGLLGGLPVETLPAQALPTQGLPTQGLPTQGLPVNGVPLG comes from the coding sequence ATGAAGCAGTCTGCCGCCAAGTCCCTCGGTGTCGCCGCGCTCGGTGCCGCCTTCGCCGCCACGGGCGCGGGTGCCGCCAACGCCGCCCCCGCCGTCCCGGACGCCGGCGCGGCGCTGGACACCGTCACCCGGACGCTCCCGGCCGAGAGCCTGACGCAGGCGGCCCCGAACGCCGCCGAGGGCCTGGCCGGGGGGCAGGAGGCGGTCGCCGCCGGCCTCGCCGCCGCGCAGCCGACCGCCGAGCGGACGCTGGCCGGCGCCCCGGCGCTGGCGGCCGGACCGACGGGCGCGGCCACCGGCCTCCTCGGCGGCCTGCCGGTGGAGACCCTCCCGGCGCAGGCCCTCCCCACCCAGGGGCTCCCGACGCAGGGCCTCCCGACGCAGGGCCTGCCCGTGAACGGCGTCCCGCTGGGCTGA
- a CDS encoding adenosine deaminase yields the protein MTSQTAPKAHTPSSDQIRRAPKVLLHDHLDGGLRPGTIVELARESGYDQLPETDPGKLGLWFQEAADSGSLERYLETFSHTVAVMQTRDALVRVARECAEDLAEDGVVYAEVRYAPEQHLEGGLTLEQVVEAVNEGFREGERIARENGHRIRVGALLTAMRHAARSLEIAELANSYRDMGVVGFDIAGAEAGHPPTRHLDAFEYLKRENNHFTIHAGEAFGLPSIWQALQWCGADRLGHGVRIIDDIRVRDDGSVELGRLASYVRDKRIPLELCPSSNLQTGAADSYEAHPIGLLRKLHFRATVNTDNRLMSHTSMTQEFEHLVEAFGYTLDDMQWFSVNAMKSSFIPFDERLAMINDVIKPGYAELKSEWLFRQTSSTSGSPDEEG from the coding sequence ATGACGAGCCAGACTGCCCCGAAGGCGCACACCCCGAGCTCGGACCAGATCCGCCGGGCCCCGAAGGTTCTGCTGCACGACCACCTCGACGGCGGGCTCCGCCCCGGCACGATCGTCGAGCTCGCCCGCGAGTCGGGCTACGACCAGCTCCCCGAGACCGACCCCGGAAAGCTCGGCCTGTGGTTCCAGGAGGCCGCCGACTCCGGTTCGCTGGAGCGGTACTTGGAGACGTTCTCGCACACCGTGGCGGTCATGCAGACCCGTGACGCCCTCGTCCGCGTCGCCCGCGAGTGCGCGGAGGACCTCGCGGAGGACGGGGTCGTCTACGCCGAGGTGCGCTACGCCCCCGAGCAGCACCTGGAGGGCGGGCTCACCCTGGAGCAGGTCGTGGAGGCCGTCAACGAGGGCTTCCGGGAGGGCGAGCGGATCGCCCGGGAGAACGGCCACCGCATCCGCGTCGGCGCGCTGCTCACCGCGATGCGGCACGCGGCCCGCTCGCTGGAGATCGCCGAACTCGCCAATTCCTACCGCGACATGGGCGTCGTCGGCTTCGACATCGCGGGCGCCGAGGCGGGCCACCCGCCGACCCGGCACCTCGACGCCTTCGAGTACCTCAAGCGCGAGAACAACCATTTCACGATCCACGCCGGCGAGGCGTTCGGGCTGCCGTCGATCTGGCAGGCCCTCCAGTGGTGCGGCGCCGACCGGCTGGGGCACGGGGTCCGGATCATCGACGACATCCGGGTCCGGGACGACGGCTCGGTGGAGCTCGGACGCCTCGCGTCGTACGTGCGGGACAAGCGCATCCCTCTGGAGCTGTGCCCGAGCTCCAATCTGCAGACGGGCGCGGCCGACTCGTACGAGGCGCACCCCATCGGGCTGCTGCGCAAGCTGCACTTCCGGGCCACGGTGAACACGGACAACCGCCTGATGTCGCACACCAGCATGACCCAGGAATTCGAGCATCTTGTCGAGGCGTTCGGTTACACGCTCGACGACATGCAGTGGTTCTCCGTCAATGCGATGAAATCATCGTTCATTCCTTTCGATGAACGGCTGGCCATGATCAATGACGTGATCAAGCCCGGATATGCCGAACTCAAGTCCGAGTGGCTTTTCCGACAGACGAGCTCTACCAGCGGTTCTCCCGACGAGGAGGGCTGA
- a CDS encoding alpha/beta hydrolase — protein sequence MAQQATPVRRVRLGKVVGPEPTAVSGVVLLLPGGDETSYRRPAPLLATSLVRALGRRLARAGRGEGLAVHAVHYRYRGWNGDEAALMRDALWAADEVVRLYGDVPVCLVGLDMGGRAALRAGGHEAVNSVLAIAPWLPDEDAAGSPEPVKQLAGRRVMIVHGTNDERTDPELSFRLAARAKKANREVCRFEVHSDRHRLHQHRDEVLALAEDFVMGALFGAVFSRPVVDAFAAPPPLGLRMPLASGFGKSLRR from the coding sequence ATGGCACAGCAAGCGACGCCGGTGCGCAGGGTCCGGCTGGGCAAGGTGGTCGGGCCGGAGCCGACGGCGGTGAGCGGTGTGGTTCTGCTGCTCCCGGGTGGGGACGAGACCTCCTACCGCAGACCCGCGCCGCTGCTGGCCACCTCGCTGGTGCGTGCACTGGGGCGCCGGCTCGCTCGGGCCGGGCGGGGGGAGGGGCTCGCCGTCCACGCCGTCCACTACCGCTATCGCGGGTGGAACGGCGACGAGGCCGCGCTCATGCGGGACGCGCTGTGGGCCGCCGACGAGGTCGTACGGCTCTACGGCGATGTGCCCGTGTGTCTCGTCGGGCTCGACATGGGCGGGCGGGCGGCGTTGCGCGCGGGTGGGCATGAGGCCGTCAACTCCGTGCTCGCCATCGCCCCTTGGCTGCCGGACGAGGACGCGGCGGGCTCGCCCGAACCGGTGAAGCAGCTCGCCGGGCGGCGCGTGATGATCGTGCACGGCACGAACGACGAGCGGACCGATCCCGAACTGTCCTTCCGGCTGGCGGCGCGGGCCAAGAAGGCGAACCGGGAGGTGTGCCGGTTCGAAGTGCACTCCGATCGGCATCGGTTGCATCAGCATCGGGACGAAGTGCTGGCGCTGGCCGAGGACTTCGTCATGGGCGCGCTGTTCGGGGCCGTGTTCTCGCGGCCTGTTGTCGATGCGTTCGCGGCTCCGCCGCCGTTGGGGTTGCGGATGCCGCTTGCCTCGGGGTTCGGGAAGTCGTTGCGGCGGTAG
- a CDS encoding LysR family transcriptional regulator, translating to MAHQHSSRRRLSPFSDTEDMADMSRLLAPRLAYFAGVARTEHVTRAAREMGVPQSTLSRAMVRLEQDLGVDLFARHGRTVSLTPAGRTFLTSVERALAEVERAAEEVRADADPATGKVAFGFLHTMGAETVPGLLQAFRADHPRVRFSLVQNYGEAMLEGLRAGELDLCLTSPVPDAPDLVARRLDEQKLRLVVPADHRLATRRRIRLAEAAEENFVTLEPGYGLRRITDDLCGEAGFRPRIAFEGEEAETLRGLVAAGLGVALLPPPAVPRPGVRELTVTAPRAAREIGVAWLADRPDTPPVAAFKRFLLSRRGTLLP from the coding sequence ATGGCGCATCAGCACAGTTCACGACGTCGGCTGTCACCGTTCAGTGACACAGAAGACATGGCCGACATGTCCCGGCTGCTGGCGCCCCGCCTCGCGTACTTCGCCGGGGTGGCGCGCACCGAGCACGTCACGAGGGCCGCGCGGGAGATGGGCGTACCGCAGTCGACGCTGTCGCGGGCCATGGTCCGCCTGGAGCAGGATCTCGGGGTGGACCTGTTCGCCCGGCACGGCCGGACGGTGTCGCTGACGCCGGCGGGCCGCACGTTCCTGACCTCGGTGGAACGCGCACTGGCCGAGGTGGAGCGCGCGGCCGAGGAGGTCCGCGCAGACGCCGACCCGGCGACCGGGAAGGTCGCGTTCGGCTTCCTGCACACGATGGGCGCGGAGACGGTGCCGGGCCTGCTGCAGGCGTTCAGGGCGGACCACCCCCGGGTCCGCTTCAGTCTGGTGCAGAACTACGGGGAGGCGATGCTGGAGGGCCTGCGGGCCGGCGAGCTGGACCTGTGTCTGACGTCGCCGGTGCCGGACGCCCCCGACCTGGTGGCCCGCCGCCTGGACGAACAGAAACTGCGCCTCGTGGTACCCGCCGACCACCGCCTGGCCACCCGCAGGCGCATCCGGCTGGCGGAGGCGGCGGAGGAGAACTTCGTGACGCTGGAGCCGGGCTACGGCCTGCGCCGCATCACGGACGACCTGTGCGGTGAGGCAGGCTTCCGGCCGCGCATCGCCTTCGAGGGCGAGGAGGCGGAGACCCTGAGGGGCCTGGTGGCGGCAGGGCTGGGCGTGGCGCTGCTCCCCCCGCCGGCAGTACCCCGCCCGGGGGTGAGGGAGCTGACGGTCACGGCACCGAGGGCGGCACGGGAGATCGGCGTGGCCTGGCTGGCGGACCGCCCGGACACGCCGCCGGTGGCGGCGTTCAAAAGGTTTTTGCTCTCACGTAGAGGAACACTGCTCCCCTGA
- a CDS encoding MFS transporter — protein sequence MSPASTEASTAVVAAPAAPVADSRMAPGGPGYRRMSFALFLAGVATFALLYSTQALLPLISDEFGVAASQASWTVAAATGGLALFVLPMSALSERYGRRTVMTGSLVVAVAVGVAVPFAPNLTALVVLRAVQGAALAGLPASATAYLAEEVRPKALITAIGLFVAGNSVGGMSGRVITGWVAQEWGWRVAVGVIGALAVACAVAFRLLLPAPRHFTPGSLRPRVLARTVRDHLSDPLLRRLYAIGALFMTVFGGVYTVIGYRLTEAPFSLPQGIVGSIFLVYLVGTVSASTAGRLVNRLGRRGALYAGAATTAVGLLATLAGSLPLVLLGLVLITAGFFAGHAVASSAVSRTATHGRAQASALYQSAYYVGSSAGSTVGAVAFHAGGWGGTVGVGLLAVVGVVAITLLGTRAARARGAVVAV from the coding sequence ATGTCTCCCGCCAGTACCGAGGCGTCCACTGCCGTGGTCGCCGCCCCCGCAGCCCCTGTCGCCGACTCCCGTATGGCTCCGGGCGGTCCCGGATACCGCCGGATGAGCTTCGCCCTCTTCCTCGCCGGTGTCGCGACCTTCGCCCTCCTCTACTCCACGCAGGCCCTTCTGCCGCTGATCTCCGACGAGTTCGGGGTCGCGGCGAGCCAGGCCAGCTGGACGGTGGCGGCCGCGACCGGCGGACTGGCCCTGTTCGTGCTCCCCATGAGCGCCCTCTCCGAGCGGTACGGCCGCCGTACCGTCATGACGGGCTCCCTCGTCGTCGCGGTCGCCGTCGGTGTGGCCGTGCCGTTCGCGCCCAACCTGACCGCGCTCGTGGTGTTGCGGGCCGTCCAGGGCGCCGCGCTGGCCGGTCTGCCGGCCTCCGCGACCGCGTACCTCGCCGAAGAAGTGCGGCCCAAGGCGCTGATCACGGCGATCGGGCTGTTCGTCGCCGGCAACAGCGTGGGCGGCATGAGCGGCCGTGTCATCACCGGCTGGGTCGCCCAGGAGTGGGGCTGGCGTGTCGCCGTCGGTGTCATCGGCGCCCTCGCCGTGGCCTGCGCGGTCGCCTTCCGGCTGCTGCTCCCTGCGCCGCGGCACTTCACGCCCGGGTCGCTGCGGCCCCGTGTGCTGGCGCGGACCGTGCGGGACCATCTCTCCGACCCGCTGCTGCGGCGGCTGTACGCGATCGGCGCGCTGTTCATGACCGTCTTCGGCGGCGTCTACACCGTGATCGGGTACCGGCTCACCGAGGCGCCGTTCTCGCTGCCCCAGGGCATCGTCGGCTCGATCTTCCTTGTCTATCTGGTCGGCACCGTCTCCGCCTCCACGGCGGGGCGGCTCGTGAACCGGCTGGGGCGGCGTGGGGCGCTGTACGCGGGCGCTGCGACTACGGCGGTGGGGTTGCTCGCGACCCTGGCGGGGTCGCTGCCGCTTGTGCTGCTGGGGCTCGTGCTGATCACTGCCGGGTTCTTCGCGGGGCACGCCGTGGCGTCGTCCGCGGTGAGCAGGACCGCCACGCACGGGCGTGCGCAGGCTTCGGCGCTGTATCAGTCCGCCTACTACGTCGGGTCCAGCGCGGGCAGCACCGTCGGGGCCGTCGCCTTCCACGCGGGGGGCTGGGGCGGGACCGTCGGGGTCGGGCTGCTGGCCGTCGTCGGGGTCGTGGCGATCACCCTGCTGGGGACTCGGGCGGCTCGGGCTCGGGGGGCCGTGGTGGCTGTGTGA
- a CDS encoding PspC domain-containing protein, which translates to MTALARPTHGRMIGGVCAALARRFGTSATTMRVIFLVSCLLPGPQFLLYIALWLLLPSEEKAARTNTAW; encoded by the coding sequence ATGACCGCGCTCGCCCGACCCACCCACGGCCGCATGATCGGCGGAGTGTGCGCCGCGCTGGCGCGACGCTTCGGCACGTCCGCCACGACGATGCGCGTGATCTTCCTGGTCTCCTGCCTCCTGCCGGGCCCGCAGTTCCTGCTCTACATAGCCCTGTGGCTGCTGCTGCCCTCGGAAGAGAAGGCAGCCAGGACGAACACGGCCTGGTAG
- a CDS encoding VanZ family protein, producing MQRQGSIGGSAVIRVRATGGILLVAHLAFVAWLTLRPLDVPWVMPANLQPFAGIQADLALGWREATRCIVEGLALLAPLGVLLPMAHGRTTSSPLGSLARTTTTAALISLAIELLQTGVPGQMVDVDSLLLNTLGVALAHTAVVPAARARLRRGSPRSHRVPVPQEEPSQGRTPTIPRVGMAP from the coding sequence GTGCAGCGTCAAGGCTCCATCGGCGGCAGCGCCGTGATCCGCGTCCGCGCGACAGGAGGCATCCTCCTGGTCGCCCACCTTGCGTTCGTCGCCTGGCTCACGCTGCGCCCCCTGGACGTCCCCTGGGTGATGCCCGCGAATCTCCAGCCCTTCGCCGGCATCCAGGCCGACCTGGCCCTTGGCTGGCGCGAGGCGACGAGGTGCATCGTCGAGGGCCTGGCCCTCCTCGCCCCCCTCGGAGTCCTGCTCCCGATGGCCCACGGCAGGACGACATCGTCCCCCCTGGGCTCCCTGGCCCGCACCACGACGACGGCCGCGCTGATCTCCCTGGCCATCGAACTGCTCCAGACCGGAGTCCCCGGCCAGATGGTCGACGTCGACTCGCTCCTCCTGAACACGCTGGGCGTAGCGCTGGCCCACACCGCTGTGGTCCCCGCGGCTCGAGCCCGCCTCCGCCGCGGCTCCCCGAGGAGCCACCGCGTCCCGGTACCCCAGGAGGAGCCGTCTCAGGGTCGTACCCCGACGATCCCCAGGGTCGGGATGGCCCCGTAG
- a CDS encoding sensor histidine kinase, producing MTDAQKDLRGWAAARKGVWSRLRFTSLRLRLVVVFGLVALTAAVSASGIAYWLNREAVLTRTQDAVLRDFQQEMQNRAALLPENPTQDELQHTAGQMANSSQRFSVLLVAQDADGKPLSSSSGALDGFTLADVPKSLRTAVNDKVDSDKAEYHLYWQRIVEDDKPYLIAGTKVIGGGPTGYMLKSLEQEAKDLNSLAWSLGIATGLALIGSALLAQAAATTVLKPVHRLGVAARRLGEGKLDTRLRVSGTDELADLSRTFNNAAEALEKRVADMAGRDEASRRFVADMSHELRTPLTAITAVTEVLEEELEAETGSVDPMIEPAVRLVVSETRRLNDLVENLMEVTRFDAGTARLVLDDVDVADQITACIDARAWLDAVELDAERGIMARLDPRRLDVILANLIGNALKHGGSPVRVTVREEDDAVVIDVRDHGPGIPEDVLPHVFDRFYKASASRPRSEGSGLGLSIALENAHIHGGEITAANSPEGGAVFTLRLPRDEPKKED from the coding sequence GTGACGGACGCACAGAAGGATCTCCGCGGCTGGGCCGCGGCTCGCAAGGGAGTGTGGTCGAGGCTGCGTTTCACCAGTCTGCGGCTGCGGCTGGTGGTCGTCTTCGGCCTGGTGGCGCTCACCGCCGCCGTCTCCGCCTCCGGGATCGCGTACTGGCTCAACCGGGAGGCGGTCCTCACCCGCACCCAGGACGCGGTGCTGCGCGACTTCCAGCAGGAGATGCAGAACCGCGCGGCCCTTCTCCCCGAGAACCCGACGCAGGACGAACTGCAGCACACCGCGGGCCAGATGGCGAACAGCAGCCAGCGCTTCAGCGTGCTGCTCGTCGCCCAGGACGCCGACGGCAAGCCGCTGTCCAGCAGTTCGGGCGCCCTGGACGGCTTCACGCTCGCCGACGTGCCCAAGTCGCTGCGTACGGCGGTGAACGACAAGGTCGACTCCGACAAGGCCGAGTACCACCTGTACTGGCAGCGGATCGTCGAGGACGACAAGCCGTATCTGATAGCCGGCACCAAGGTCATCGGCGGAGGCCCGACCGGCTACATGCTCAAGTCCCTCGAACAGGAGGCCAAGGACCTCAACTCCCTGGCCTGGTCCCTAGGGATCGCCACCGGCTTGGCCCTGATCGGCTCGGCACTCCTCGCGCAAGCGGCCGCCACGACCGTACTGAAGCCGGTGCACCGCCTGGGGGTCGCCGCCCGCCGCCTGGGCGAAGGCAAACTCGACACCCGCCTCAGGGTGTCCGGCACGGACGAACTCGCGGACCTCTCCCGGACGTTCAACAACGCGGCCGAAGCGCTGGAGAAACGGGTCGCCGACATGGCCGGCCGCGACGAGGCGTCCCGCCGCTTCGTGGCCGACATGTCCCACGAACTGCGCACCCCGCTCACCGCGATCACGGCAGTCACCGAGGTCCTCGAAGAGGAACTGGAGGCGGAGACCGGCTCGGTGGACCCCATGATCGAACCGGCGGTCCGCCTCGTCGTCAGCGAGACCCGCCGCCTGAATGACCTGGTCGAGAACCTGATGGAGGTCACCCGCTTCGACGCGGGCACGGCCCGCCTGGTCCTCGACGACGTCGACGTGGCCGACCAGATCACGGCGTGCATCGACGCCCGCGCCTGGCTGGACGCGGTCGAACTCGACGCCGAACGCGGCATCATGGCCCGCCTCGACCCCCGCCGCCTCGACGTCATCCTGGCCAACCTGATCGGCAACGCGCTCAAGCACGGCGGCTCCCCGGTCCGCGTCACGGTCCGCGAGGAGGACGACGCGGTGGTGATCGACGTACGCGACCACGGCCCCGGCATCCCCGAGGACGTCCTCCCGCACGTCTTCGACCGCTTCTACAAGGCCAGCGCCTCCCGCCCACGCTCCGAGGGAAGCGGCCTGGGCCTCTCCATCGCCCTGGAGAACGCCCACATCCACGGCGGCGAGATCACCGCCGCGAACTCCCCCGAGGGCGGCGCCGTCTTCACCCTGCGCCTCCCCCGGGACGAACCGAAGAAGGAGGACTGA
- the afsQ1 gene encoding two-component system response regulator AfsQ1 codes for MPSLLLIEDDDAIRTALELSLTRQGHRVATAATGEDGLKLLREQRPDLIVLDVMLPGIDGFEVCRRIRRTDQLPIILLTARSDDIDVVVGLESGADDYVVKPVQGRVLDARIRAVLRRGERESNDAATFGSLVIDRAAMTVTKNGEDLQLTPTELRLLLELSRRPGQALSRQQLLRLVWEHDYLGDSRLVDACVPRLRAKVEDVPSSPTLIRTVRGVGYRLDAPQ; via the coding sequence GTGCCTTCCCTGTTGCTGATCGAGGACGACGACGCCATCCGCACGGCCCTGGAGCTTTCGCTCACCCGCCAGGGTCACCGGGTAGCCACGGCTGCCACCGGTGAGGACGGCCTGAAGCTGCTGCGCGAGCAGCGGCCGGACCTGATCGTGCTGGACGTGATGCTGCCAGGCATCGACGGCTTCGAGGTGTGCCGGCGCATCCGGCGCACCGACCAGCTGCCGATCATCCTGCTCACCGCCCGCAGCGACGACATCGACGTCGTGGTCGGCCTGGAGTCCGGCGCGGACGACTATGTGGTCAAGCCCGTGCAGGGCAGGGTGCTGGACGCCCGGATCCGCGCGGTGCTGCGCCGCGGGGAGCGCGAGTCCAACGACGCGGCGACCTTCGGCAGCCTGGTGATCGACCGGGCGGCGATGACCGTCACGAAGAACGGCGAGGACCTGCAGCTCACGCCGACCGAGCTGCGCCTGCTCCTCGAACTGAGCCGCCGCCCCGGCCAGGCCCTCTCCCGGCAGCAACTCCTGCGCCTGGTCTGGGAGCACGACTACCTCGGCGACTCGCGCCTGGTGGACGCCTGTGTGCCGCGCCTGCGCGCCAAGGTCGAGGACGTCCCGTCCTCGCCCACCCTGATCCGTACCGTACGCGGGGTCGGCTACCGCCTGGACGCGCCTCAGTGA
- a CDS encoding SigE family RNA polymerase sigma factor, with translation MNTLHGTSTSAVITRLHDVNGGRGTAGRGCARGTGRQHTGYMTVVDGRTGETHGGTAYREDSGESRRSLSEAEFTAYVQERRASLYATAYHLTGDRFEAEDLLQSALFSTYRAWDRISDKAAVGGYLRRTMTNLHISAWRRRKLNEYPTEELPETAGDTDAMRGTELRAVLWQALARLPELQRTMLVLRYYEGRTDPEIAEILDISVGTVKSSIWRSLRRLREDEVLSFGRDEEDAFGELVA, from the coding sequence ATGAACACGCTGCACGGCACCAGCACCAGCGCAGTGATCACGCGTCTGCACGACGTGAACGGGGGCCGGGGTACGGCGGGGCGGGGGTGCGCTCGCGGCACGGGGCGTCAGCACACCGGCTACATGACGGTGGTCGACGGCCGCACGGGGGAGACGCACGGGGGAACCGCGTACAGGGAGGACTCGGGGGAGAGCCGGCGCTCGCTGTCGGAGGCGGAGTTCACCGCCTACGTCCAGGAGCGCCGCGCCTCCCTGTACGCCACCGCCTACCACCTGACCGGTGACCGCTTCGAGGCCGAGGACCTGCTGCAGAGCGCGCTGTTCTCGACCTACCGGGCGTGGGACCGGATCAGCGACAAGGCCGCCGTGGGTGGCTACCTGCGGCGGACGATGACGAACCTGCACATCAGCGCGTGGCGCCGCCGCAAGCTGAACGAGTACCCGACCGAGGAGCTGCCGGAGACGGCCGGCGACACGGACGCGATGCGGGGCACCGAGCTGCGCGCGGTCCTGTGGCAGGCGCTGGCCCGGCTGCCCGAACTCCAGCGGACGATGCTGGTCCTGCGCTACTACGAGGGCCGCACCGACCCGGAGATCGCGGAGATCCTCGACATCAGTGTCGGCACGGTGAAGTCGAGCATCTGGCGGTCGCTCCGCCGGCTGCGTGAGGACGAGGTCCTCAGCTTCGGCCGTGACGAGGAGGACGCCTTCGGGGAGCTTGTCGCCTGA
- a CDS encoding DUF6281 family protein: protein MTLAALTTAGCSGEDSKGSGAASCSGLVVYDGRDYLPTGKSVFTVGERLGTATVAACYDTPNEPGTGVAEATTGVYAVKGVDPTEAVAVGDAPSTAAHVTAR, encoded by the coding sequence ATGACCCTGGCAGCCCTGACCACGGCCGGGTGTTCCGGCGAAGACAGCAAGGGATCCGGCGCGGCGTCCTGCTCAGGTCTGGTGGTCTACGACGGCCGCGACTACCTGCCCACCGGTAAGTCCGTCTTCACCGTGGGCGAGCGTCTGGGCACCGCCACCGTGGCGGCCTGCTACGACACGCCCAACGAGCCGGGCACCGGAGTCGCCGAGGCCACGACCGGCGTCTACGCGGTCAAAGGGGTCGATCCCACCGAGGCGGTCGCCGTCGGCGACGCCCCGTCGACAGCCGCGCACGTGACCGCCCGCTGA